Proteins encoded by one window of Chryseobacterium sp. POL2:
- a CDS encoding AAA family ATPase, giving the protein MEKNLVGITAPLLLESFRFFNLSQRTGVDNAFSNPLSVIEGSPGTGKTQTILNIIANAVMNNQSVAVVSSNNSATKNIFEKLESNGVSFIAALLGSSQNA; this is encoded by the coding sequence ATGGAAAAGAACCTAGTAGGAATTACTGCGCCTCTCCTATTGGAATCTTTCCGTTTTTTTAATTTAAGTCAGAGAACTGGAGTTGACAATGCATTTTCAAATCCGTTAAGTGTAATTGAAGGTTCACCAGGAACAGGAAAGACACAGACCATTCTTAATATTATCGCCAATGCGGTGATGAATAATCAAAGTGTGGCTGTTGTTTCAAGCAATAATTCGGCGACAAAAAATATTTTTGAGAAACTGGAGAGCAATGGAGTTTCTTTTATAGCGGCATTGTTGGGAAGCAGTCAAAATGCTTAA
- a CDS encoding type IA DNA topoisomerase, which translates to MKCIIAEKPSVAREIAHLLNANERKEGYIQGNGYCVTWALGHLVTLGMPEDYGIRGFDKASLPIFPNPFQLTPRKIRQTKQYAPDPAAMKQLKVIKTLVNRCDSIIVATDAGREGELIFRYIYEYLDCNKPFERLWISSLTEKAIQEGFKKLQRGSNFDGLSQAAKARSEADWLVGINSTQALSIAAHQDIYSLGRVQTPTLALICKRFEDHDQFTKRKYWQIQLQHRKDYINFTSLSNLQWEEKKQAEQVFKSIEREGKIIVENVAVNPVKEQSPLLFDLTELQKEANRKLGLSADEVLSSAQSLYEKKFITYPRTGSKYIPEDLWPEIPELVRILNMTEQFKPAISTLKFGNFNKRMVSNLKVTDHHGLLPTTKLPSALKASEKAIYDMIVYRLLESLSEHCLKEVRQIIVKVHHYEFSTKGSRIIRKGWRSIKGILSDISDSDKTINNHQNTHETLKELPEFKVGDELKISQIELQEKNTQPPKLYTEADLLCAMENAGRQIEDKDQQKILQNIGIGTSATRASIIETLFSRDYIIRKNKTLVPTEKGLQVYKLVKDKKIANVEMTAEWEMALHQIEKGELDKDQFINEIQAYTKEITHELLSLHIPQENMPELKCPKCNQHNLIIKEKVVKCPDEQCNWILFRIICGVQLSVEYITSLINNKRTALIKNMKTKNGKKFRAYIVLKDDHQSIFEFPDH; encoded by the coding sequence ATGAAATGTATTATTGCAGAAAAACCCAGTGTTGCCAGAGAGATTGCCCATTTGCTAAATGCCAATGAAAGAAAAGAAGGTTACATTCAAGGTAACGGCTATTGTGTTACCTGGGCATTAGGGCATTTGGTTACATTAGGAATGCCGGAAGATTATGGGATAAGAGGTTTTGACAAAGCCTCTTTACCTATCTTTCCCAATCCTTTCCAGCTCACGCCCAGAAAAATAAGACAGACAAAACAATACGCTCCTGATCCTGCCGCAATGAAACAGCTGAAAGTCATTAAAACATTAGTCAATCGATGTGACAGTATTATTGTTGCAACCGATGCAGGAAGGGAAGGAGAGCTTATCTTCCGATATATTTACGAATATCTTGACTGTAACAAACCTTTTGAACGTTTATGGATCAGTTCCCTGACCGAAAAAGCCATACAGGAAGGGTTTAAAAAACTCCAGCGAGGATCAAATTTTGACGGCTTATCTCAGGCAGCAAAAGCCAGAAGTGAAGCTGACTGGCTAGTGGGAATCAATTCTACTCAGGCACTGAGTATTGCTGCTCATCAGGATATCTATTCGTTAGGGAGAGTTCAGACTCCCACATTAGCTTTAATCTGTAAAAGATTTGAAGACCATGACCAATTTACAAAACGAAAATATTGGCAGATCCAATTACAGCATCGTAAAGATTATATCAATTTTACAAGTCTATCAAATCTGCAATGGGAAGAAAAGAAACAGGCAGAGCAAGTTTTTAAATCCATAGAAAGAGAAGGGAAGATTATTGTTGAAAATGTTGCTGTTAATCCTGTAAAAGAACAGTCTCCCTTGCTTTTTGATTTGACAGAACTTCAAAAGGAAGCCAATAGAAAATTGGGATTATCGGCGGATGAGGTACTAAGTAGTGCTCAAAGCCTGTATGAGAAGAAATTTATTACCTACCCAAGAACAGGAAGTAAATATATTCCTGAAGATCTTTGGCCAGAAATTCCCGAGCTTGTTAGAATACTGAATATGACTGAGCAATTCAAACCGGCTATTTCAACTTTAAAATTTGGGAACTTCAATAAACGAATGGTCAGTAATTTAAAAGTCACGGATCATCATGGACTTCTGCCGACCACAAAGCTTCCATCAGCTTTAAAAGCTAGTGAAAAAGCCATTTATGATATGATTGTTTATCGATTATTAGAGTCTTTATCAGAACATTGCTTAAAAGAAGTCAGACAGATAATTGTCAAAGTCCATCATTATGAATTCAGCACCAAAGGTTCAAGGATTATCCGTAAAGGATGGCGTTCCATCAAAGGTATTTTGTCTGACATTAGTGACTCAGATAAAACTATTAACAATCATCAAAACACCCACGAAACCCTTAAGGAACTTCCAGAATTCAAAGTTGGTGACGAACTCAAAATCTCTCAAATTGAGTTACAGGAAAAAAACACCCAGCCGCCAAAACTTTATACCGAAGCTGATCTCTTATGTGCCATGGAAAATGCAGGCAGACAGATTGAGGATAAAGACCAACAAAAAATCTTGCAGAACATTGGTATCGGAACATCTGCAACGAGAGCATCCATTATTGAAACACTTTTCAGCCGAGACTACATCATCAGAAAAAACAAAACATTAGTTCCCACTGAAAAAGGTTTGCAGGTTTACAAGCTTGTCAAAGATAAAAAAATAGCCAATGTGGAAATGACTGCAGAGTGGGAAATGGCTTTACATCAAATTGAGAAGGGAGAACTCGACAAAGATCAGTTCATTAATGAAATTCAAGCATACACGAAAGAAATTACCCACGAACTCTTGTCACTCCACATACCCCAAGAAAATATGCCGGAACTAAAATGTCCGAAATGTAATCAACACAACTTAATCATAAAAGAAAAAGTTGTCAAATGCCCTGATGAGCAGTGCAACTGGATTTTATTCAGAATCATCTGTGGAGTTCAGCTCAGCGTCGAATACATAACTTCCCTCATCAACAATAAAAGAACAGCACTCATTAAAAATATGAAGACCAAAAACGGCAAAAAGTTCAGGGCATACATCGTTTTGAAAGATGACCACCAAAGCATATTTGAATTCCCCGATCACTAA
- a CDS encoding single-stranded DNA-binding protein, which translates to MNIIGRLTRDAEVRTLSNKKQVVNFSVATNDNYRNKQGERIEQTTYFDCSYWISPKVAEIFTKGVLVELSGRAYTSAWIGKDGEAHAGLNFHTSQIKFHGGVNKSDATKTASKNSPKSAKTKAQKSTSDKNEKDDNLPF; encoded by the coding sequence ATGAACATTATCGGAAGACTGACAAGAGATGCGGAGGTCCGTACACTGTCAAACAAAAAGCAAGTAGTAAATTTTTCAGTTGCTACCAATGACAATTATCGCAATAAACAAGGCGAACGAATTGAGCAAACAACATACTTTGATTGCTCTTACTGGATTTCTCCAAAAGTAGCTGAGATTTTCACTAAAGGGGTATTAGTAGAATTAAGCGGAAGAGCTTACACAAGTGCATGGATTGGAAAAGATGGGGAAGCACACGCAGGATTAAATTTCCATACCTCACAAATCAAATTTCATGGAGGAGTAAATAAGTCAGATGCTACTAAAACGGCTTCTAAAAACAGTCCTAAATCAGCAAAGACTAAAGCTCAAAAATCAACGTCAGACAAAAATGAAAAGGATGACAATTTACCATTCTAA
- a CDS encoding DUF3800 domain-containing protein: MKQVIAFADEFGNNSFKFSTESSHFIIASIIVNYEDLEEFYNEVEKIRSKYFQTGEIKSSKVKDNHRRRLLILNELSKLKFNIYSVVVDKTKLYGEGFKYKKSFYKYLNGILYKELYKTFPKLELKVDEHGGNEFMLEFKEYVRQNHIRTLFEGSEFFVNKSDKELGVQVADFIAGTLGYIFDEHKKSDYSQQFLEILSGKIISINHFPKVYKINEYNEAKADEFYSQAITDLSLRSIFDYLDTASPETQQMQDSINFLKVLVRYHEANHYKNYTTAQEFIEHLNVNRESKLSKEQFVNMVGGLRDKGILIGSSREGYKIPVNHNEIKKYVQHGNSIVLPLLRRISLCRESILLATNNALDILDDAEFEILKDIIMGMKK; this comes from the coding sequence ATGAAACAGGTTATTGCCTTTGCCGACGAATTCGGAAATAATTCATTTAAATTTTCTACGGAAAGTTCTCACTTTATCATTGCTAGTATTATTGTCAATTATGAGGACTTGGAAGAATTTTATAATGAGGTGGAAAAAATCCGATCAAAATATTTTCAGACCGGAGAAATTAAATCATCAAAAGTAAAAGATAATCACAGAAGAAGATTGCTTATTTTAAATGAGCTGTCAAAACTCAAGTTCAATATTTATTCTGTTGTGGTCGATAAAACAAAACTATATGGCGAAGGTTTTAAATACAAAAAATCTTTTTACAAATATCTAAACGGCATTTTGTATAAAGAGCTTTATAAAACATTTCCAAAGCTTGAACTGAAAGTAGACGAACACGGAGGAAATGAATTTATGCTTGAATTTAAAGAGTATGTACGACAAAATCACATTCGTACATTATTTGAAGGCTCTGAATTTTTTGTCAATAAAAGCGACAAAGAATTAGGAGTACAAGTTGCAGATTTTATTGCCGGAACTTTAGGATATATTTTTGACGAACATAAAAAGAGTGATTATTCCCAGCAGTTTTTAGAGATTTTATCCGGAAAAATCATTAGTATTAATCATTTTCCAAAAGTTTATAAAATCAATGAGTATAATGAAGCGAAAGCGGATGAATTTTATAGCCAGGCAATAACCGATCTCAGTCTCCGAAGTATTTTCGATTATCTTGATACTGCATCACCAGAAACTCAACAGATGCAGGATTCAATAAATTTTCTTAAGGTACTGGTTCGGTATCATGAAGCCAATCATTACAAGAATTATACAACAGCCCAGGAATTTATCGAACATCTTAATGTTAATAGGGAATCTAAGCTGAGTAAAGAGCAATTCGTAAATATGGTAGGTGGCCTCAGAGACAAAGGCATTCTGATTGGCAGCAGTCGTGAGGGGTATAAAATACCTGTAAACCATAACGAAATAAAAAAATATGTTCAACACGGAAATTCTATCGTGCTACCCTTGCTGCGCAGGATAAGTCTATGCAGAGAATCAATATTATTGGCGACAAATAATGCTTTAGATATTTTAGACGATGCTGAATTTGAAATTTTAAAAGATATTATTATGGGTATGAAAAAATAA
- a CDS encoding recombinase family protein yields the protein MIIADLYIRVSTDEQAEKGYSQRDQNERLRKYCANHDIAINRVIYEDHSAKSFERPEWKKYLTEIKRKSHKSSLVLFTKWDRFSRNTGDAYQMISLLQKNHIVPQAIEQPLDMSVPENKLMLAIYLSTPEVENDRRALNTFHGMRRAKKEGRLMGIAPYGYINRSQEDGKKYIAIKEPEASNIVWAFNEISKGHTPADHVRLQMNKRDGLSMSRSAFAKAMRNPVYCGKIYIEDYKREEAYYTDGKHEALVSEKLFYQVQQIMDKKRKVEGPGGRVLGNERFPLRGLLTCPRCGKNLTASGAKGKSKTYYYYHCHYKCGFRFDSDKLNELFETEISKLEYNPIIKDLMKEILLDNYKQFTFDIDSKRKSISKEINLLNEKVANARDKYLIDKLDEDDYKEIKNLTKTQIEQLELELQHIVAESKELDIKTKIENALDSMENLVNLYQQGDLQTKRTIGCLIFPQKVEFDGKSFQTPKMNIVAQCIYQYNNGLGNKKNRHKRVKSTNVGLVTSTGFKPVTF from the coding sequence ATGATTATTGCAGATTTGTATATAAGGGTGTCAACCGATGAACAGGCTGAAAAAGGTTATTCACAAAGAGATCAGAATGAAAGATTAAGAAAATATTGTGCTAACCACGATATAGCTATTAATAGGGTTATCTATGAAGATCATTCAGCTAAAAGTTTTGAACGTCCTGAATGGAAAAAATATCTCACTGAGATTAAGAGAAAAAGTCATAAAAGCAGTTTAGTTTTATTTACTAAATGGGATCGCTTCAGTCGTAACACTGGGGATGCTTATCAAATGATAAGTTTACTGCAAAAAAATCATATAGTTCCTCAGGCTATTGAACAGCCTTTGGATATGTCGGTTCCTGAAAATAAACTCATGCTGGCAATCTATCTTTCGACTCCTGAGGTAGAAAATGACCGAAGAGCTTTGAATACTTTCCACGGAATGCGAAGAGCAAAAAAAGAGGGTCGATTAATGGGAATCGCTCCTTACGGTTATATAAATAGAAGTCAAGAAGATGGTAAAAAATACATTGCTATAAAAGAACCAGAGGCATCAAATATCGTCTGGGCATTTAATGAGATTTCAAAAGGACATACTCCAGCTGACCACGTGAGACTGCAAATGAATAAAAGAGATGGTTTATCAATGTCACGGAGTGCATTTGCGAAAGCTATGAGAAACCCTGTTTATTGCGGTAAAATATATATAGAGGACTATAAGCGAGAAGAGGCTTACTATACTGATGGGAAACATGAAGCACTTGTAAGTGAAAAACTTTTTTATCAAGTTCAGCAGATAATGGACAAGAAAAGGAAAGTAGAAGGTCCTGGAGGGAGGGTTTTAGGTAATGAGAGGTTTCCGCTTCGAGGTCTTCTTACGTGTCCAAGATGTGGCAAGAACCTTACTGCAAGTGGTGCTAAAGGGAAATCAAAAACGTATTACTACTATCATTGTCATTACAAGTGTGGTTTTAGATTTGACTCTGATAAATTGAATGAACTTTTTGAAACAGAAATCTCAAAATTAGAGTACAATCCAATCATCAAAGACTTGATGAAAGAAATACTTTTAGACAATTATAAACAATTCACTTTTGATATTGATTCGAAAAGAAAATCTATTTCAAAAGAGATTAATTTGCTTAATGAAAAAGTTGCCAATGCAAGAGATAAATATCTAATTGATAAATTGGATGAGGATGACTATAAAGAGATAAAAAATCTCACAAAAACCCAAATTGAACAGTTGGAATTGGAACTTCAGCATATTGTTGCAGAAAGCAAAGAACTTGACATCAAGACAAAAATAGAAAATGCATTAGATTCAATGGAAAATCTTGTAAACCTCTATCAGCAGGGCGATTTGCAAACAAAAAGGACGATAGGGTGTTTGATATTTCCTCAAAAAGTCGAATTTGACGGAAAAAGTTTTCAAACACCTAAAATGAACATAGTTGCTCAATGTATTTATCAGTATAACAATGGGTTAGGAAATAAAAAAAACCGACATAAGAGAGTAAAATCTACAAATGTCGGTCTTGTGACCTCGACAGGATTCAAACCTGTAACCTTCTGA
- a CDS encoding ABC transporter substrate-binding protein: MKATFLNLFCFLFLISCQKKNEKQLDDFITISDRLGYRYEVSDLVIKTGKFENRIDTEKLGLKKVVLLNSSLLGYFSELNLVDKIIGISSPEYIFDDSIRNKVETGKIANVGNEQKYDLEKIIALQPDAVFTNYVPSFGNTYDILRQSNIEVIFLDEYLETSPLSKSKYLLLFGELFNVKKEAEIRYKKIEDDYHQLRNLAQQATEQPVVLCNEIYGNQWFLPGGKSSAAIYFKDANASYILSDNQEVNAIPFSFEEVFKKAEQAKYWVNIGSYQSKKAMLNINANYAKMKVFQNGKLYMINNREHGLANDYFQSGNVRADLVLKDYINIFHPELFPNENLYYFKELK; the protein is encoded by the coding sequence ATGAAAGCAACTTTTTTAAATTTATTTTGTTTTTTATTTCTTATCTCTTGCCAGAAAAAAAATGAAAAACAACTGGATGATTTCATAACTATTTCAGACAGATTGGGTTATCGCTATGAAGTTTCAGATTTGGTTATTAAAACTGGAAAATTCGAAAATCGCATCGACACAGAAAAATTAGGTTTAAAAAAAGTGGTTCTTCTCAATTCTTCGCTTTTGGGTTATTTTTCGGAGTTAAATCTGGTTGATAAAATCATTGGAATCTCTAGTCCCGAGTATATTTTTGATGATAGTATCAGAAATAAAGTTGAAACGGGTAAAATAGCAAATGTAGGAAATGAACAAAAATATGATCTTGAGAAAATAATTGCTTTGCAGCCCGACGCGGTTTTTACCAACTACGTTCCGAGTTTCGGAAATACTTATGATATCTTGAGACAATCAAACATCGAAGTTATTTTCCTAGACGAATATTTGGAAACGTCTCCATTAAGTAAGAGTAAATATTTATTGCTTTTTGGAGAGTTATTTAATGTTAAAAAAGAAGCGGAAATACGTTATAAAAAGATAGAGGACGATTATCATCAACTGCGAAATCTAGCGCAACAAGCGACGGAACAACCCGTTGTTTTGTGTAACGAAATCTACGGCAATCAATGGTTTTTGCCTGGCGGAAAATCATCTGCAGCTATTTATTTTAAAGATGCCAATGCTAGTTATATTTTGTCGGATAATCAGGAAGTCAATGCAATTCCGTTCAGTTTTGAAGAGGTTTTCAAAAAAGCAGAACAAGCAAAATATTGGGTTAATATTGGGTCTTACCAAAGTAAAAAAGCAATGTTAAATATCAACGCAAATTATGCTAAAATGAAGGTGTTCCAAAACGGAAAATTATACATGATAAACAATCGCGAACATGGATTGGCAAACGATTATTTCCAAAGTGGAAATGTGCGCGCCGATTTGGTTTTGAAAGATTATATCAATATTTTCCACCCCGAATTGTTCCCGAACGAAAATCTTTATTATTTTAAAGAATTGAAATAA
- a CDS encoding DUF932 domain-containing protein: MAHNLNFNSRTGKYSFFTVKEKAWHNLGQLVEEYPTSAEAIRFAGLDYEVEKSALFTKGSGIIETDDNIIMNDSELEVPNYFANIRTDNNTVLGVVGKDYQIVQNREAFSFFDSIVGGGNGILYETAGALGNGERIFITAKLPDYIRVGNGDDITEKYIFLTTSHDGSGSITAAFTPIRIVCQNTLNASLKNMSNVIRIRHTAGAKQRLEDAHKVMGLANTLSTQLEETFNYWAKIKVGDDEMKKLIQLALCPNKETLKHLQKGNLDELSTVFKNTVDDAFAYAMMSDTQQMETTKGTLFGAYNAVTGFYQNVKTYKDDEAKLKSIVMGGTAQMKSQKAFELCEKFAGFGTDSILVN; this comes from the coding sequence ATGGCACATAATTTAAATTTCAACAGCAGAACAGGAAAATATTCATTTTTCACAGTTAAAGAAAAAGCTTGGCACAACTTGGGTCAATTGGTAGAAGAATATCCCACAAGTGCAGAAGCAATAAGATTTGCAGGTCTAGATTACGAGGTCGAAAAATCTGCATTGTTTACAAAAGGTTCAGGCATCATTGAAACAGATGATAACATCATTATGAATGATTCTGAATTGGAAGTTCCTAATTATTTTGCAAATATCCGAACAGATAATAATACTGTTTTGGGTGTAGTGGGAAAAGATTACCAAATTGTACAAAACCGTGAAGCGTTTTCTTTCTTTGATTCTATTGTAGGTGGTGGAAATGGTATTTTATATGAGACTGCAGGAGCTTTGGGAAATGGTGAGCGTATTTTTATTACCGCAAAACTTCCCGACTATATCCGAGTTGGAAACGGTGACGATATTACAGAAAAATACATTTTCTTGACAACTTCACATGATGGGAGCGGAAGTATTACCGCCGCTTTTACACCTATTCGTATTGTTTGTCAAAATACTCTAAACGCATCTCTTAAAAATATGAGCAATGTCATAAGAATCAGACATACCGCAGGAGCTAAACAACGTTTGGAAGATGCTCATAAAGTTATGGGATTAGCCAATACATTAAGCACTCAATTAGAAGAAACATTTAATTATTGGGCAAAAATTAAAGTCGGTGACGATGAAATGAAAAAATTAATTCAGTTGGCACTCTGTCCCAATAAAGAAACTTTAAAACATCTGCAAAAAGGAAATCTTGACGAGCTGTCAACCGTTTTTAAAAATACTGTTGATGATGCTTTTGCCTATGCAATGATGAGTGACACTCAACAAATGGAAACCACAAAAGGGACTTTATTCGGTGCATATAATGCGGTGACAGGCTTTTATCAGAATGTAAAAACCTATAAAGATGATGAAGCTAAACTAAAGTCTATTGTTATGGGTGGAACAGCTCAAATGAAATCACAAAAAGCTTTTGAACTATGCGAAAAGTTTGCAGGTTTTGGAACTGATTCAATTTTAGTGAACTAA
- a CDS encoding DUF3945 domain-containing protein — protein MEELIENSDNEIKPASDTLLVLNIHNNKIEMVQGVDKEGNLQKFPPEEKKENNQLIRVDKHGDIFSNFFSNFYRQLKNPTRFNFFKVSEYDALKTAKDLQQYVNQASPEEKEKLKDYDVSPKNTNPLKNKNTMENNTDNQEYRFQPEQIDWKTMEKFGLNQKKLEKMNVMDSLLRGYKTNTLIPITINLGTAVSKMDVRLSLQTNDSGEVAVNIHGIRREPNLNQKFLGHEFSDEDKKNLKENGNMGRVVDLVNPKTDEIIPSVISRDRLTNELVAYRAEYMKIPEEIKGVKLNEHQKQTLLEGKPLYLEGMISKKGDPFDATLQFNADKRYVEFIFENNQNQQKSQQQSFQQQQQQQQQQQQQQQNNGEAPRIFRGKELDDAQYNKFKAGETVYVDGLTDSKGKSYQGYITFNKDTSKTDFSFTNPNQLKEKAQTEEEHKTQKAVNTDGKTNEATKNVKDALEPKQQQSTKKQQEVQQKKPTRSRGRKM, from the coding sequence ATGGAAGAATTAATAGAAAATTCAGATAATGAAATCAAGCCAGCATCAGATACACTGTTAGTCCTTAACATCCATAACAATAAAATCGAGATGGTTCAAGGCGTTGATAAGGAAGGGAATCTTCAAAAATTCCCACCCGAAGAAAAAAAAGAAAATAACCAGTTGATTAGAGTTGATAAACATGGAGATATTTTCTCCAATTTCTTTTCCAATTTCTACAGGCAACTTAAAAATCCCACCCGTTTCAATTTTTTCAAGGTCTCAGAATATGATGCTTTGAAAACAGCTAAAGATTTACAGCAATATGTTAATCAGGCTAGTCCCGAAGAAAAGGAAAAGCTGAAAGACTATGATGTATCACCAAAAAATACAAACCCATTAAAAAATAAGAATACAATGGAAAACAACACAGACAATCAGGAATATCGTTTTCAGCCTGAGCAAATCGACTGGAAAACAATGGAGAAATTCGGGCTTAATCAGAAGAAGCTTGAAAAGATGAATGTAATGGATTCATTACTCAGAGGGTATAAGACCAATACTTTGATTCCTATCACCATTAATTTAGGAACAGCAGTTAGTAAAATGGATGTAAGGTTATCACTTCAAACCAATGACAGTGGAGAAGTTGCCGTCAATATTCATGGTATAAGAAGGGAGCCAAATCTCAATCAAAAATTTTTGGGTCACGAGTTCAGCGATGAAGACAAGAAGAATCTCAAAGAAAACGGAAACATGGGAAGAGTGGTGGATTTGGTCAATCCTAAAACCGATGAAATTATTCCCTCAGTTATCAGCCGAGACAGGTTAACAAACGAGCTTGTGGCTTACAGGGCAGAGTATATGAAAATCCCTGAAGAGATCAAAGGTGTTAAATTGAATGAACATCAAAAACAAACTTTATTGGAAGGAAAGCCTCTTTATCTGGAAGGAATGATTTCTAAGAAAGGTGATCCGTTTGACGCTACCTTGCAGTTCAATGCCGATAAGCGTTACGTGGAATTTATTTTTGAAAATAATCAAAACCAGCAAAAATCACAGCAGCAGTCCTTTCAACAACAACAACAACAACAACAACAACAACAACAACAACAACAAAATAACGGAGAAGCTCCAAGAATTTTCAGAGGCAAAGAATTGGATGATGCACAGTACAACAAATTTAAGGCAGGAGAGACCGTTTACGTGGACGGGCTTACCGACAGTAAGGGAAAATCTTACCAAGGTTACATTACTTTTAACAAAGACACCTCCAAAACTGATTTTTCGTTTACGAATCCCAATCAATTGAAAGAAAAAGCGCAGACAGAAGAAGAACATAAAACTCAGAAAGCGGTTAATACCGATGGTAAGACAAATGAAGCGACAAAAAATGTGAAAGACGCCTTAGAGCCTAAACAGCAACAATCCACCAAAAAACAGCAAGAGGTTCAACAGAAAAAGCCAACCCGATCACGAGGCCGTAAAATGTAG
- a CDS encoding CPBP family intramembrane glutamic endopeptidase, with the protein MKSTILPFNFFAAVILFLGLLTGQMLIALLGVACLYFLHIDYAASPVFMIVGYIVSMAFPVLFYYLFILKPHKLKLQFDFKKNSFLVYLLAFPCMFGMMLMAEYLVTFVPTTGPVFGELYKSFVMQMSSLAMDNVTMILLTVILAPILEEVLFRGVIQKSIVKNGINPRVAILISSFVFGAFHVYPWQFVGAFLLGLVLGLIYEKTQSLLLPILLHAFNNLISALLMMKYGAETSQNILSIDPIYSFMIGAGIFNVFMLALNVYFKRKASIFEG; encoded by the coding sequence ATGAAATCTACAATACTGCCATTTAATTTTTTTGCCGCCGTCATTTTGTTTTTAGGACTTTTGACTGGACAAATGTTAATCGCTCTTTTGGGCGTAGCTTGTCTATATTTTTTACATATCGACTATGCGGCATCGCCAGTATTTATGATTGTTGGTTATATTGTCAGCATGGCTTTCCCAGTTTTGTTTTATTATTTATTTATTCTAAAACCTCACAAGCTAAAACTACAATTTGATTTTAAAAAGAATTCTTTTTTAGTGTACTTGTTGGCATTCCCATGTATGTTTGGGATGATGTTGATGGCAGAATATTTGGTGACTTTTGTGCCAACAACAGGTCCTGTTTTTGGAGAATTGTACAAAAGTTTTGTAATGCAAATGTCGTCGTTGGCAATGGATAATGTCACGATGATTTTGTTAACGGTTATTTTAGCACCCATATTAGAAGAAGTATTATTCCGTGGTGTTATTCAAAAATCTATTGTAAAAAATGGGATTAATCCCCGAGTTGCAATCCTGATTTCGTCCTTTGTTTTTGGTGCTTTTCATGTCTATCCATGGCAGTTTGTTGGGGCTTTTTTGTTGGGACTTGTCTTGGGATTAATCTATGAAAAAACGCAGTCGTTATTGTTGCCAATACTTTTGCATGCTTTTAATAATCTTATTTCAGCTTTGCTAATGATGAAGTATGGCGCAGAAACATCACAAAACATTCTCTCTATTGATCCGATTTATAGTTTTATGATTGGTGCAGGGATTTTTAATGTTTTTATGTTGGCTCTAAATGTTTATTTTAAAAGAAAAGCTAGTATCTTTGAAGGATAA
- a CDS encoding JAB domain-containing protein — MKFNIVNEIKLSYSRKGNCEKLITTSRDAVKIFKEHFDSDEMDYRESFFALYLNQANRVLGIKKISESGISSTIVDVRIIMQAALLCNASGIILAHNHPSGNLKPSQEDLKMTQKIKEAAQFLNIQLLDHCILSSTAYISFADDRHL; from the coding sequence ATGAAATTCAATATCGTAAACGAAATAAAGTTAAGCTATTCAAGAAAAGGAAATTGTGAAAAATTAATTACTACTTCACGGGATGCGGTCAAAATTTTTAAAGAGCATTTTGACAGTGATGAAATGGATTACCGAGAATCTTTTTTTGCCCTTTACTTAAACCAAGCAAACAGAGTTTTAGGAATAAAGAAGATTTCAGAATCTGGAATATCTTCAACGATTGTTGATGTCAGAATCATTATGCAAGCAGCACTTTTGTGCAATGCATCAGGAATTATTTTAGCACATAACCACCCATCGGGAAACTTGAAGCCATCTCAGGAAGATTTAAAAATGACGCAGAAAATAAAAGAGGCTGCACAGTTTTTAAATATTCAATTGCTCGACCATTGTATATTAAGCTCTACAGCTTACATATCATTTGCAGATGACAGACATTTGTAA